The sequence CTGTTGTGCAGAAGTCGAAACAGGAGGTGGCATAAAGGCGTGCAACTGCTACGATGTTTATATGCCGACGTTCTTAAAACGAAACGCACTGCTTTTATGTGGCTCCATTTACTTGCTCCACTGCTGTATTCAGCGGTATGCCTGCTTTATTTCCACGCCCGGGAACTCGAGGGCGCTCATATCTATGAGTTGTTTATGACGCCATTAGCGATTGCCTTGCCTTTTGTCGTTGCCCTTGTGTGCGGTCTGACTGTTTCTCAAGAAGAACGAGCGGGGCACTTCCAAAATATTGTCGGCGCTCCATTACCGAAACTCATTCCGTATTTTAGCAAAATGACATTTCTTATTTTGCTAAACGGCGTTTCCATCTTTTTGGCGATCGGTTTATTGTCGCTAGGTTTCCTCTTATCAAATGCCGAACTACCACTTCTGCCTTTTTTAATTGGCGGAGCATGGCTAGTTGCCACAAGCGTTGTTCTTTATTTTTTCTATTTTTTTGTTAGTTGTTTGTTTGGAATCGGTGCGTCTGCTTTGTTTGGCGTCGCTGGCTTGCTAATGACAGCGCTTATGGGCACAGGGCTAGGCGATGCTTGGTGGCAAT is a genomic window of Shouchella clausii containing:
- a CDS encoding lantibiotic immunity ABC transporter MutG family permease subunit, whose translation is MQLLRCLYADVLKTKRTAFMWLHLLAPLLYSAVCLLYFHARELEGAHIYELFMTPLAIALPFVVALVCGLTVSQEERAGHFQNIVGAPLPKLIPYFSKMTFLILLNGVSIFLAIGLLSLGFLLSNAELPLLPFLIGGAWLVATSVVLYFFYFFVSCLFGIGASALFGVAGLLMTALMGTGLGDAWWQYNPWAWGYGYPGMRGSSSLNKWNPLSYHFFNKKCVLGS